In the Thalassoglobus sp. JC818 genome, one interval contains:
- a CDS encoding MBL fold metallo-hydrolase, whose amino-acid sequence MIENLPLKSIEHGGLTIEGYSRAAVQTYWRIPELKVGFDLGGSPWSFMGTQTFFISHAHLDHMAALPAYVARRRMMKMEPPTIYVPAAVAESVQKMLRSWQKLDRGRMICQLVGAEPGMEYELSREHVVTTFATKHTVPSLGYVVWERRKKLKPEYQNLSGTEIRDLRMKGIEVSAEIRMPIVCYCGDTAPQGLDHCDAVFQSKILITELTFFRPEHRKEKIHKFGHTHLDDLIERADRFENELVILGHFSTRYHEEQIRRAVEKRLPENLKKRAMLWL is encoded by the coding sequence ATGATCGAAAACCTGCCGCTGAAATCCATCGAGCATGGTGGACTCACGATTGAAGGCTACTCACGAGCTGCGGTCCAGACGTACTGGCGAATCCCCGAGCTGAAAGTTGGATTCGACCTGGGGGGCAGTCCGTGGTCTTTTATGGGAACGCAAACGTTCTTCATTTCGCATGCGCACCTCGACCACATGGCAGCTTTGCCGGCTTATGTTGCTCGACGCCGCATGATGAAAATGGAACCGCCCACGATTTACGTTCCGGCTGCGGTGGCTGAATCTGTTCAGAAGATGCTTCGATCATGGCAGAAACTTGATCGTGGCCGAATGATCTGTCAGCTCGTCGGTGCAGAGCCCGGAATGGAGTACGAACTCTCTCGCGAACACGTCGTGACCACTTTTGCGACCAAACACACCGTGCCGTCACTTGGATATGTCGTCTGGGAACGACGGAAGAAGCTGAAGCCGGAGTATCAGAACCTTTCCGGAACCGAAATTCGAGATCTGCGGATGAAAGGGATCGAAGTCAGTGCCGAGATTCGCATGCCGATCGTTTGCTATTGTGGCGACACTGCCCCGCAAGGGCTGGACCACTGCGACGCGGTCTTTCAGTCGAAGATCCTGATCACGGAGCTGACGTTCTTCCGGCCTGAGCATCGCAAGGAGAAGATTCACAAATTCGGCCACACCCATCTCGACGATTTGATCGAACGGGCTGATCGGTTTGAAAACGAACTCGTCATTCTCGGCCATTTCAGCACACGCTATCACGAAGAACAAATCCGCAGAGCGGTCGAAAAGCGATTGCCCGAGAACCTCAAGAAACGAGCCATGCTTTGGCTCTGA
- the glyA gene encoding serine hydroxymethyltransferase, with protein sequence MSALQECDSAVWESILRERTRQVEGLELIASENYTSAAIQEAAGTVLTNKYAEGYPGRRYYGGCEFVDEVEVLARDRVCQLFGADHANVQPHAGSQANMAVYMSQLQPGDTILAMDLAHGGHLTHGMHLNFSGQLYNVVHYGVRESDHRIDFDRVAALAKEHKPKMIVAGASAYPREIDHPKFAEIAKENGALLMVDMAHYAGLVAGGCHNNPVEVADFVTSTSHKTLRGPRSGFILCKSEHAKAVDKTVFPGLQGGPLMHIVAAKAVCFQEAQQPTFKAYAEQIIANAKTLAETLVAGGIRLASGGTDNHLMLCDMTAIDLTGKIAEEALDRAGITVNKNMIPFDQRKPLDPSGVRIGTAALTTRGMKEAEMKQVGEWILSVLRSADDESKVQAIRSEIAQFAKNFPVPGISS encoded by the coding sequence ATGTCAGCCCTTCAGGAGTGCGATTCTGCAGTTTGGGAATCGATTCTGCGTGAGCGAACCCGACAGGTAGAAGGCCTCGAACTCATCGCTTCGGAGAACTACACCAGTGCCGCGATTCAGGAAGCGGCCGGGACAGTTCTGACGAACAAATACGCTGAAGGGTATCCTGGTCGTCGCTACTACGGCGGATGCGAATTCGTCGACGAAGTGGAAGTGTTGGCTCGCGATCGTGTCTGTCAGCTCTTCGGTGCCGACCATGCGAACGTGCAACCACACGCTGGTTCGCAGGCCAACATGGCGGTCTACATGTCCCAGCTTCAGCCCGGCGATACGATCCTGGCGATGGATCTCGCTCATGGGGGACACCTCACCCACGGAATGCATCTGAATTTCTCTGGCCAGTTGTACAACGTCGTTCACTACGGCGTGCGTGAATCAGATCACCGAATCGATTTCGATCGCGTGGCTGCCCTCGCGAAAGAGCACAAACCGAAAATGATCGTCGCTGGGGCAAGTGCGTATCCTCGCGAAATCGACCATCCCAAGTTTGCTGAAATCGCAAAGGAGAACGGCGCACTGTTGATGGTCGACATGGCTCACTACGCGGGCCTTGTCGCTGGGGGATGTCACAACAATCCCGTCGAAGTCGCCGACTTCGTCACTTCGACTTCTCACAAGACGCTTCGCGGTCCACGTTCTGGATTTATTCTGTGTAAGTCTGAGCACGCAAAGGCTGTCGACAAGACCGTCTTTCCAGGACTTCAGGGCGGCCCGCTGATGCACATCGTCGCGGCTAAGGCAGTCTGTTTCCAAGAAGCTCAGCAACCGACCTTCAAAGCGTACGCCGAGCAGATTATTGCCAACGCAAAAACTCTCGCGGAAACACTCGTCGCTGGCGGAATTCGTCTTGCGAGTGGAGGAACGGACAATCACCTGATGCTTTGCGATATGACTGCCATCGACCTCACCGGCAAGATCGCGGAAGAGGCACTCGACCGAGCTGGGATTACTGTCAACAAGAACATGATTCCATTCGATCAGCGCAAGCCGCTCGATCCAAGTGGCGTTCGAATCGGAACTGCCGCGTTGACGACACGCGGCATGAAAGAAGCGGAAATGAAGCAGGTCGGAGAATGGATTCTGAGTGTTCTTCGATCAGCCGATGACGAATCGAAAGTTCAGGCAATTCGCAGCGAAATTGCTCAGTTTGCCAAGAACTTCCCTGTTCCCGGAATCAGCTCCTGA
- a CDS encoding pectate lyase — translation MKHHRTLTALWILILGWGVDTGADDQVVQQAKETMRRATEYFHGEVARHGGYVYHYSPDLKVRWGEGLASEDQIWVQPPGTPTVGMAYLDAYSATLDLKYLVAAKDAAEALAYGQLESGGWANCVDFDPAGERVYLYRNGKGRGRNNSSLDDGQTQSALLFLIHADKALQFRNEAIHDAAMVGLNAVLKAQFPNGAFPQSWTQPVEDRPVLKAKYPDHDWRTEGRIKNYWDMYTLNDNVCGYLAKTLIAAHQTYEDERSLQALRKLGDFLILAQMPEPQRGWAQQYNPDMEPIWARKFEPPGVSGDETQEAIETLLEIARYTGDDRYLEPIPAALDYLDRSVLPDGQVARYYELKTNRPLYMERTRGNYSLTYDSSNLPSHYGWKTPAKIESLRRTYEQQRDHQIVAEPFDIESLESRAEQIIKDLDQQGRWVTTASGERLVGQPKIRAGDQYISSAVFSENLTTLSLYLKTMAAAIASK, via the coding sequence ATGAAACACCATCGCACGCTTACGGCTCTGTGGATTCTCATTCTGGGATGGGGAGTTGACACCGGTGCTGACGATCAAGTCGTTCAGCAGGCGAAAGAAACGATGAGGCGGGCGACCGAGTACTTTCACGGCGAAGTCGCGCGGCACGGAGGCTACGTTTACCACTATTCTCCCGACCTGAAAGTGCGATGGGGCGAAGGTCTGGCGTCGGAAGATCAAATTTGGGTTCAACCTCCGGGAACTCCGACAGTCGGGATGGCTTACCTAGACGCTTACTCTGCCACCCTTGACTTGAAGTACCTCGTCGCTGCCAAAGACGCCGCCGAGGCCTTGGCGTACGGACAGCTTGAATCGGGCGGATGGGCCAACTGCGTGGACTTCGACCCCGCTGGAGAACGTGTCTATCTGTACCGCAATGGAAAAGGCCGTGGCCGAAACAACTCTTCTCTCGACGACGGACAAACCCAGTCGGCGTTGTTGTTTCTCATCCACGCGGATAAAGCCCTTCAATTCCGAAACGAGGCGATTCACGACGCAGCGATGGTCGGCCTCAATGCAGTTCTGAAAGCTCAGTTTCCGAACGGTGCATTTCCGCAAAGTTGGACTCAGCCTGTTGAAGATCGACCGGTCCTCAAAGCGAAGTATCCCGATCACGACTGGCGTACGGAGGGGCGAATCAAAAACTACTGGGACATGTACACGTTGAATGACAACGTGTGCGGGTATCTTGCCAAAACCCTCATCGCTGCTCACCAAACTTACGAGGATGAGCGAAGTTTGCAGGCACTTCGCAAGCTGGGTGACTTTTTGATCCTGGCACAAATGCCGGAACCACAACGGGGTTGGGCTCAGCAATACAACCCTGACATGGAGCCGATCTGGGCGAGGAAATTCGAACCTCCGGGCGTTTCAGGTGACGAGACACAAGAAGCGATTGAGACCCTGCTGGAAATTGCCAGATACACAGGAGACGATCGCTATTTGGAGCCAATCCCGGCGGCGCTCGACTACCTCGATCGATCAGTACTCCCCGACGGTCAAGTGGCTCGCTATTACGAACTGAAAACGAACCGACCGCTTTACATGGAACGGACTAGAGGCAATTACTCGTTGACCTACGACTCCTCAAATCTTCCGAGTCACTACGGCTGGAAGACTCCCGCCAAAATCGAAAGCCTTCGCCGGACTTACGAACAGCAGCGGGATCATCAAATCGTTGCTGAACCGTTCGATATCGAGTCACTGGAGTCGCGTGCTGAGCAAATCATCAAAGACCTTGACCAGCAGGGAAGATGGGTAACCACAGCTTCAGGAGAGCGGCTCGTGGGACAACCCAAAATTCGAGCTGGCGATCAGTACATCAGCAGCGCAGTCTTCAGCGAGAATCTGACAACCCTCAGCCTCTATCTGAAAACAATGGCCGCAGCCATTGCTTCCAAGTAA
- the trpA gene encoding tryptophan synthase subunit alpha — MDSRISAVFASLKEQNQMAFMPFITAGDPDLAATQQVIRTLGAANVDMIEIGFPYSDPIADGPVIQASYTRALESKVSVSQIFKALGELDHEQLPPLVAMVSFAIVFRTGVDQFLSSCVESGISGLIIPDLPGDEAAEVFEKVRGAGLDLIQLVAPTSPRERVRKILKSCSGFVYCIAVSGTTGERERVADALLDQLKWLREETDLPLAVGFGISKPEHVEPLRDLADGVIIGSAIVRRFQELADKTLSSDELQKDLSKLAGDMVAATHAK; from the coding sequence GTGGACTCACGCATTTCAGCCGTCTTCGCCAGCCTCAAAGAACAAAACCAGATGGCATTCATGCCATTTATCACCGCTGGCGATCCCGATCTCGCAGCCACCCAACAGGTGATTCGCACGTTGGGAGCAGCGAATGTCGACATGATCGAAATCGGGTTCCCCTACAGCGATCCCATCGCCGACGGACCGGTCATTCAAGCGTCTTACACGCGAGCTCTTGAGTCAAAAGTCTCTGTCTCTCAGATCTTCAAAGCGTTGGGAGAACTCGATCACGAACAACTTCCACCGCTTGTGGCGATGGTCAGCTTCGCGATCGTCTTTCGCACAGGTGTTGATCAGTTCTTGTCTTCCTGCGTTGAGTCAGGAATCAGCGGGCTCATCATTCCGGATCTGCCTGGAGATGAAGCTGCGGAAGTGTTTGAGAAAGTCCGGGGTGCGGGGCTGGATTTGATTCAACTCGTCGCTCCCACGAGCCCGAGAGAACGTGTCCGCAAGATTCTCAAATCTTGTTCAGGGTTCGTCTACTGCATTGCAGTTTCGGGGACGACGGGTGAACGCGAGCGAGTTGCTGATGCGTTGCTGGATCAATTGAAGTGGCTGCGAGAAGAGACCGATCTTCCGCTGGCGGTTGGCTTCGGAATCAGTAAGCCCGAACATGTCGAACCGCTCCGAGACCTCGCGGACGGAGTCATCATCGGCTCAGCAATTGTCAGACGCTTTCAAGAGCTTGCCGACAAAACACTCTCGTCCGATGAACTCCAGAAAGATCTCTCGAAACTCGCGGGCGACATGGTCGCTGCGACTCATGCGAAGTAG
- the trpB gene encoding tryptophan synthase subunit beta, with amino-acid sequence MSNATKSVPDAEGRFGEFGRRFVPETLMEALDQLHEEYLRSKSDPDFQSQLDHLLKTYVGRPSPLYFAERLTEHAGGAKIYFKREDLNHTGAHKINNTIGQALLTLRMGKKRVIAETGAGQHGVASATACARFGLECVVYMGEEDIRRQKLNVFLMRNMGAEVRSVTSGSRTLRDAINEAMRDWMASVDSTHYILGSAVGPHPFPMIVRDFQSVIGREARQQCLDETGQLPNEVIACVGGGSNAAGMFYPFVEDYDVSLTGVEAGGRGAQPGDHASPLTYGVKGVLHGSFSYVMQDQDGQTQDVHSISAGLDYPGVGPEHSYWKESGRVQYTVAMDDEALEMFQLVAKLEGILPAVESSHAVAHAVKAAKKRSRDEIVVVCLSGRGDKDISEVARLTGIEM; translated from the coding sequence ATGTCTAATGCCACCAAGAGTGTTCCTGACGCAGAAGGACGATTCGGGGAATTTGGTCGCCGATTTGTGCCTGAAACACTCATGGAGGCCCTGGATCAGCTTCACGAAGAGTACTTGCGTTCCAAGTCCGATCCAGACTTTCAGTCCCAATTGGATCACCTGCTCAAGACTTACGTCGGTCGTCCCAGCCCGCTGTATTTCGCTGAACGGCTTACCGAACACGCTGGCGGTGCGAAGATCTATTTCAAGCGGGAAGACTTGAATCACACCGGTGCCCACAAGATCAACAACACGATCGGACAGGCACTGCTCACGCTTCGAATGGGTAAGAAACGCGTGATTGCAGAAACCGGGGCCGGTCAGCACGGTGTGGCTTCTGCAACGGCATGTGCTCGATTCGGCCTCGAATGCGTCGTCTACATGGGCGAAGAAGATATTCGACGGCAAAAGTTGAACGTGTTCCTGATGCGAAACATGGGAGCGGAAGTTCGCTCGGTCACATCGGGCTCGCGCACCCTTCGCGACGCCATCAACGAAGCGATGCGAGACTGGATGGCCAGCGTTGATTCCACGCACTACATCCTCGGATCGGCAGTTGGTCCGCATCCGTTTCCAATGATTGTTCGTGACTTCCAGTCTGTGATCGGACGCGAGGCTCGCCAGCAGTGCCTCGACGAAACAGGTCAGCTTCCAAACGAAGTGATCGCCTGTGTCGGAGGCGGTTCCAACGCTGCCGGAATGTTCTATCCGTTCGTTGAAGATTACGACGTCAGCCTCACCGGAGTGGAAGCAGGCGGACGCGGAGCACAACCCGGAGACCACGCCAGCCCGCTGACATACGGAGTCAAAGGCGTTCTGCACGGCAGTTTCAGCTACGTCATGCAGGATCAGGACGGTCAGACGCAAGACGTTCATTCGATTTCCGCCGGACTCGACTATCCGGGAGTGGGACCAGAGCACAGCTACTGGAAAGAATCAGGCCGCGTGCAATACACCGTCGCGATGGATGACGAAGCGTTAGAGATGTTCCAGCTCGTTGCCAAGCTCGAAGGAATTTTGCCGGCCGTCGAAAGTTCGCACGCGGTGGCCCACGCAGTCAAAGCGGCCAAAAAACGCTCACGTGATGAGATCGTCGTCGTCTGCCTTTCGGGACGCGGTGACAAAGACATCAGCGAAGTGGCTCGCCTCACCGGAATTGAAATGTAA
- a CDS encoding sugar phosphate isomerase/epimerase family protein, with amino-acid sequence MKYGLNLLLWTSGVDESIFPTLDRIKEWGYDGVELPVFDMDEAAYKKIGSKLDELGFGRTAVTVCTVEENPISEDAAIREAGVNRLKKAVDMCAASGCTHLLGPIHSALGHFVGRGRTEEEWKWAQDSLAKAADYAQANDVTLVVEYLNRFECYFLNCAEDTARFCREVNHPHLKMMYDTFHANIEEKSPSEAIKACQDQLVHVHISENDRSTPGEGGINWDENFKAIKEVGYDGWLMIEAFGLALPELAAATCIWRRMFPSEEHLAKEGLKFMKSRMEG; translated from the coding sequence ATGAAGTACGGTCTGAATCTGCTGCTCTGGACGTCTGGTGTCGATGAATCCATTTTCCCAACTTTGGATCGAATCAAGGAATGGGGCTACGATGGCGTCGAGTTGCCAGTCTTTGACATGGACGAGGCAGCATACAAAAAAATCGGATCGAAGCTGGACGAACTCGGCTTTGGACGGACTGCTGTGACCGTCTGCACAGTCGAAGAAAACCCGATTTCCGAAGATGCTGCTATTCGCGAAGCTGGAGTCAATCGGCTCAAAAAAGCGGTCGACATGTGTGCTGCTTCGGGATGTACACACTTGCTGGGACCAATTCACTCGGCGCTTGGCCATTTCGTCGGTCGCGGACGAACTGAAGAGGAATGGAAGTGGGCTCAGGACAGCCTCGCCAAAGCTGCGGATTACGCTCAGGCCAACGATGTCACACTGGTCGTCGAGTATCTCAATCGCTTTGAGTGCTACTTCCTCAACTGTGCAGAAGACACCGCACGTTTCTGCCGGGAAGTGAATCATCCGCATCTCAAGATGATGTACGACACCTTCCACGCCAACATCGAAGAAAAATCTCCCAGCGAAGCCATCAAAGCCTGCCAGGATCAACTGGTTCACGTTCATATCTCAGAGAACGACCGATCGACGCCGGGCGAAGGTGGAATCAACTGGGATGAGAATTTCAAAGCCATCAAAGAGGTCGGCTATGACGGTTGGCTGATGATCGAAGCGTTCGGTCTCGCCCTGCCTGAACTGGCAGCTGCAACATGCATCTGGCGACGCATGTTCCCGAGCGAAGAGCATCTCGCAAAAGAAGGTTTGAAATTCATGAAATCCCGGATGGAGGGATAA
- the cobA gene encoding uroporphyrinogen-III C-methyltransferase — MAEVGKVYLVGGGPGDPGLLTLKAKRCLEIADVVLYDGLVNPLLLRHTKATAERTNRVGLGPEKRLDQDEINKRLVDAAKAGKIVVRLKGGDPYIFGRGSEEALALAEAGIPFEVVPGITAATAAAAYSGVSLTHRKLASAVAFITGHEAPTKPQSALDYEQLVKFPGTLVFYMGLHRLPEIAKSLIASGMDPETSTLVISKASTPLQQSVHASLEDIGEKVAQANLQAPSLIVVGECTRQREQINWFETLPLIGQTIGIARPEHQTDEVIDQAIQLGAAPILMPAIKTSPLSDWTEVDQVIETLEEFDWIVFTSVNGVDAFLGRLWELGSDARRFGKMKIACIGPATAKRLEEYSIRPDLVPPVYKGEELADAMKPHVEGKSVLWARANRGREVIPETLISAGAEFRSLVVYQHLDVPSFPNAAIDALHRGKLDWIALSSPTIARNVAERIQELSLNQLPKFAAISPVTQEAAEQAGLTIKAVAQEFTWPGLFQAIVEWQQNHK, encoded by the coding sequence ATGGCGGAAGTTGGAAAAGTTTATCTGGTCGGAGGCGGTCCCGGTGATCCCGGACTGCTGACACTCAAAGCGAAACGCTGCCTCGAAATCGCTGATGTCGTCTTGTACGACGGGCTCGTGAATCCACTTCTGCTCAGACACACTAAGGCAACTGCTGAGAGGACAAACCGCGTTGGTTTGGGACCAGAAAAACGACTCGATCAGGACGAGATCAACAAGCGACTCGTGGACGCTGCCAAAGCTGGGAAGATCGTCGTCCGCCTCAAGGGAGGCGACCCCTATATCTTCGGTCGGGGGAGCGAAGAAGCATTGGCTCTCGCGGAAGCTGGCATTCCGTTTGAAGTCGTTCCTGGCATCACAGCAGCCACCGCAGCGGCGGCCTATTCAGGTGTCTCTCTGACTCACCGAAAACTGGCCTCTGCTGTCGCCTTTATTACCGGTCACGAAGCCCCCACGAAACCGCAATCAGCGCTCGACTATGAGCAACTCGTCAAATTCCCTGGCACGCTCGTCTTCTACATGGGGCTCCATCGGCTTCCTGAAATCGCGAAGTCATTAATCGCGAGCGGAATGGACCCGGAAACGTCAACGCTCGTCATCTCAAAAGCCAGCACCCCGCTGCAGCAAAGCGTCCATGCTTCTCTGGAAGATATTGGTGAGAAGGTTGCTCAGGCCAATCTGCAAGCCCCTTCACTGATTGTGGTGGGCGAATGCACTCGCCAGCGAGAGCAGATCAACTGGTTCGAGACGCTTCCTCTGATCGGTCAAACGATCGGCATCGCCCGCCCTGAACATCAGACGGATGAAGTGATTGACCAGGCGATTCAACTTGGTGCTGCCCCGATTTTGATGCCCGCCATCAAGACCTCGCCACTCTCTGACTGGACGGAAGTGGATCAGGTCATCGAAACACTCGAAGAGTTCGACTGGATTGTGTTTACCAGCGTGAATGGTGTGGATGCTTTTCTCGGCAGACTCTGGGAACTCGGAAGCGATGCCCGCCGCTTCGGGAAGATGAAGATCGCCTGCATTGGCCCAGCGACAGCGAAACGCCTCGAAGAGTATTCCATTCGGCCGGATCTTGTGCCGCCGGTATACAAAGGAGAAGAACTCGCCGATGCAATGAAACCGCATGTGGAGGGAAAATCAGTGCTTTGGGCACGGGCAAATCGGGGTCGAGAGGTCATTCCGGAAACGCTCATTTCCGCCGGAGCTGAGTTTCGAAGCCTTGTTGTTTATCAACACCTCGACGTCCCTTCATTCCCGAATGCCGCAATCGACGCTCTCCATCGTGGGAAACTCGACTGGATCGCACTCAGCAGTCCGACCATTGCACGTAACGTCGCAGAACGAATTCAGGAACTGTCACTCAATCAGCTTCCAAAATTTGCAGCCATCAGCCCAGTGACTCAGGAAGCAGCCGAACAAGCCGGCTTGACGATCAAGGCAGTCGCACAGGAATTCACCTGGCCCGGCCTTTTTCAGGCGATTGTCGAGTGGCAACAGAACCACAAATGA
- a CDS encoding ferredoxin family protein has product MTHVVAEPCFNCKYTDCVVVCPVECFYEGEAILYIHPDECIDCEACVPECPVEAIFHEDNLPEEWAGYTELNAEMAPQCPVITEKKEALGGDVG; this is encoded by the coding sequence ATGACACATGTCGTCGCGGAACCATGTTTTAACTGCAAATACACCGACTGCGTTGTCGTTTGCCCCGTCGAATGTTTCTACGAAGGCGAAGCAATTCTCTACATTCATCCTGATGAATGTATTGACTGCGAAGCCTGTGTTCCGGAGTGCCCAGTCGAAGCGATCTTCCACGAAGATAACCTTCCAGAAGAGTGGGCGGGGTACACAGAGCTCAACGCTGAAATGGCTCCTCAATGCCCAGTCATCACTGAGAAAAAAGAAGCTCTCGGTGGCGACGTCGGCTAA
- a CDS encoding rhodanese-like domain-containing protein codes for MAKSHSPRFLEIVNEARAKVTECNIEDVRTMQENGDEFLLVDVREESEFAKGHLPRAIHLGKGVLERDIEKVVPDPSTKIVMYCGGGYRSALAADAAQRMGYTSVISMDGGWRAWNEAGFAVESS; via the coding sequence ATGGCGAAAAGTCATTCCCCACGTTTTCTCGAAATTGTGAACGAAGCTCGGGCGAAAGTCACCGAATGCAACATCGAAGATGTCCGCACGATGCAGGAGAACGGAGACGAGTTTCTGCTGGTCGATGTGCGGGAAGAAAGTGAGTTCGCAAAGGGACATCTGCCCAGAGCGATTCATCTTGGAAAGGGAGTCCTTGAACGAGACATCGAAAAGGTGGTTCCGGACCCATCGACGAAGATCGTCATGTACTGCGGCGGTGGGTATCGATCCGCTCTCGCAGCCGATGCAGCTCAACGCATGGGATACACTTCAGTGATCTCAATGGATGGGGGTTGGAGAGCCTGGAATGAGGCAGGATTTGCCGTTGAAAGTTCGTAA
- a CDS encoding SpoVR family protein: MAVTTHRALPPEIRDIQCRMEEIARSYGLDCFETIFEMLDYEELSMFAAYGGFPIRYPHWRFGAEYDELLKSYSYGLSKIYEMVINTDPCYAYLLTANEMTDQKLVIAHVYGHCDFFKNNAWFAPTNRKMLDQMANHAARVNRYIDRFGYENVERFIDCCLSLDNLIDPYLPHIQRTAPPEHASKSKTNGESDSDSSRGRFRAKDYMDDYINPPEVLEREEMRRSAVAQEKAAQRSFPEEPQRDVLKFLLDHAPLKQWQHDVLAIIRDEAYYFAPQGQTKIMNEGWASYWHSTIMTRHGLTDAEVIDYADHHSGTMAMSPQRINPYKIGIELFRDIEERWNRGKFGEEWEACDDMHHKRSWDRELGLGRDKIFEVRRIHNDLTFIDTFLTAEFCQRHKMFSFAYNDRSGDYEIASREFDEIKKQFLKSLTNHGRPFIFVVDGNHSNRGELYLRHDYQGVELKQDYANDTLKNLQAIWGRPVHLETVIDEELSTISYDGHTHEIKSIEK; this comes from the coding sequence ATGGCTGTGACGACGCACCGAGCTCTCCCGCCTGAGATTCGCGACATCCAGTGTCGTATGGAAGAAATTGCACGGTCGTACGGTCTGGATTGCTTCGAGACGATTTTTGAAATGCTCGACTACGAAGAGTTGAGCATGTTCGCCGCGTACGGCGGGTTCCCGATTCGCTACCCGCACTGGAGATTCGGAGCGGAATACGATGAATTGCTGAAAAGCTATTCTTACGGGCTCTCAAAGATTTACGAGATGGTGATCAACACTGACCCGTGTTACGCCTATCTCCTCACCGCGAATGAAATGACCGATCAGAAGCTGGTCATTGCCCACGTCTACGGGCACTGCGACTTCTTCAAAAACAACGCCTGGTTCGCTCCCACGAATCGCAAGATGCTCGATCAGATGGCCAACCATGCTGCGCGAGTGAATCGATATATCGATCGCTTCGGTTACGAAAACGTGGAACGCTTCATCGACTGTTGTCTCTCGCTGGACAATTTGATCGACCCCTATCTGCCACACATTCAACGTACCGCTCCGCCCGAACATGCTTCGAAATCGAAGACGAATGGGGAGAGTGACTCCGACTCATCTCGCGGACGATTTCGGGCGAAGGACTACATGGACGATTACATCAATCCTCCCGAAGTGCTCGAACGGGAAGAGATGCGACGTTCCGCAGTTGCACAGGAGAAAGCAGCCCAACGGTCATTCCCTGAAGAGCCACAACGAGATGTGCTGAAGTTTCTTCTCGACCATGCTCCACTCAAACAATGGCAGCATGATGTTCTGGCGATTATTCGGGACGAGGCTTACTACTTCGCTCCTCAGGGGCAGACGAAGATTATGAATGAAGGTTGGGCGAGTTATTGGCACTCAACAATCATGACCCGACATGGTCTGACGGATGCCGAAGTGATCGACTACGCCGACCATCACTCCGGGACGATGGCGATGTCTCCACAGCGGATCAATCCGTACAAGATTGGCATCGAGCTGTTCAGGGATATCGAAGAGCGCTGGAACCGCGGGAAGTTTGGTGAGGAGTGGGAAGCGTGCGACGACATGCATCACAAACGGAGTTGGGATCGAGAACTCGGTTTGGGGCGTGACAAGATTTTCGAAGTCCGCAGGATTCACAACGACCTCACGTTCATCGACACCTTCCTGACTGCTGAGTTCTGTCAACGTCACAAGATGTTTTCATTCGCCTACAACGATCGCAGCGGCGACTACGAAATTGCTTCACGCGAGTTTGATGAGATCAAGAAGCAGTTTCTCAAGAGTCTCACGAATCACGGCCGCCCGTTTATTTTCGTCGTGGATGGAAATCATTCCAATCGTGGAGAGCTCTATCTGCGGCATGACTATCAGGGAGTCGAACTCAAACAGGATTACGCCAACGATACCCTAAAGAATCTCCAAGCCATCTGGGGCCGTCCGGTGCATCTTGAAACGGTCATCGATGAAGAGCTGTCGACAATTTCGTACGATGGACATACTCACGAGATCAAGTCGATCGAGAAGTAG